From the Fulvia fulva chromosome 2, complete sequence genome, one window contains:
- a CDS encoding Altered inheritance of mitochondria protein 6 codes for MSSNGGIKAASSDSHALDSRTSMSEGSTVAAPYRDSFEDDEDLSSAVLEQSRSGVLARLLGALGMTVRRRKASYDYFEQNHLPEGLLKRHSPPRELRRCRRSYVAGVLKRALIALPLVVLLAFGVLHILQAVVGRAQLLWDVDTYDGYWPDWGKPGHVGAGLKDYPTDATRDVIPIRCHSHNDYWRRVPLFDAIHWGCTGVEADVWLFDEELYVGHNTASLTRNRTFRNLYVNPLVDLLDKMNQNTTFANTTGHGVFDEDPNQSLILLIDFKTNGRDTWPFVSKQLEALREKDYLTYWDGNQTHSRAVTVVGTGNTPFDLVTKNETYRDIFFDAPLDKLFENPKEHFSAPSLPQKSSQGTVGTSSSSDFNPGNSYYASVSFMHAVGFVWRGRLSSSQMNIIRGQIHGAQRRGLKARYWDTPSWPVGLRNHVWHVLMEEGADMLNVDDLRGAAVENWKARTHGFW; via the exons ATGTCGAGCAACGGCGGAATCAAGGCCGCGTCCTCGGATTCTCACGCTCTCGACTCGCGGACGTCCATGAGCGAAGGGTCTACCGTTGCCGCGCCGTACCGGGACAGCTTCGAAGATGACGAGGATCTGTCGAGTGCTGTTCTCGAGCAGTCACGGAGTGGTGTTCTTGCGAGGCTGCTTGGTGCATTGGGGATGACGGTGCGGCGGCGGAAGGCATCATATGACTACTTCGAGCAGAATCACCTACCTGAAGGCTTGCTGAAGAGGCATTCGCCGCCACGAGAGCTGCGAAGATGTCGAAGGTCATATGTCGCTGGAGTCCTCAAGAGAGCGTTGATAGCTCTGCCCCTGGTGGTTTTGCTGGCGTT TGGCGTATTGCACATTCTACAAGCCGTAGTTGGACGAGCCCAGTTGTTATGGGACGTGGACACCTACGATGGATATTGGCCTGACTGGGGCAAGCCAGGCCATGTTGGAGCTGGCTTGAAAGACTACCCAACAGACGCTACACGAGACGTGATACCAATTCGCTGCCACTCGCACAACGATTACTGGAGAAGAGTACCTCTATTCGACGCCATCCACTGGGGATGTACAGGCGTCGAGGCGGATGTCTGGCTCTTCGATGAGGAGCTCTACGTTGGTCACAACACCGCATCACTCACAAGAAATCGAACATTCCGAAACCTCTACGTCAACCCCCTCGTAGACCTCCTCGACAAGATGAACCAAAACACCACCTTCGCCAACACGACCGGCCACGGCGTCTTCGATGAGGACCCCAACCAATCTCTCATCCTCCTCATCGACTTCAAAACCAACGGCCGCGACACCTGGCCCTTCGTCTCGAAGCAACTCGAAGCACTCCGCGAAAAAGACTACCTCACATACTGGGACGGCAACCAGACCCATTCCCGCGCCGTAACAGTCGTAGGAACCGGCAACACCCCCTTCGACCTTGTGACCAAAAACGAAACCTACCGCGACATTTTCTTCGATGCACCGCTCGACAAGCTCTTCGAGAACCCCAAAGAACATTTCTCCGCCCCATCCCTCCCACAGAAATCCTCCCAAGGCACCGTCGGGACGTCCTCATCCTCCGACTTCAATCCCGGCAATTCCTACTACGCCTCCGTCTCGTTTATGCACGCCGTGGGTTTCGTCTGGAGAGGAAGATTGTCTTCGTCGCAGATGAACATCATCCGGGGACAGATCCACGGTGCGCAGAGACGAGGTCTGAAAGCGAGGTATTGGGATACGCCAAGCTGGCCGGTAGGCTTGAGGAATCATGTTTGGCATGTGCTCATGGAAGAGGGCGCGGATATGTTGAATGTGGATGATCTGAGAGGTGCAGCGGTCGAGAATTGGAAGGCGAGGACGCATGGGTTCTGGTAG
- a CDS encoding Cohesin subunit psc3: protein MSTSTSPAPDATSTANRASSRVRKQPDHFTCSPFSSSKRKRGDAEDADADGDVDMDDEEDDEADQDPEDDEPAEEEIREKAKRVRKPKSSAPKKPALKKPKVNGTTTLPLRTAAKAPARKRASKKAKIADSADAEAAGGLYAELFGHGKTIEEVVAGWLQAFQEHEARALADVINFVLKSAGCNSKLSDHDIENPDSAAAKLTDLQDEYQATEPSDYPIIAKGKNAASFKASMCGLMHALIKSVGARGELMTEPELIENIHVWLSTMSSASNRSFRHTGAVCCLSVLSALCEITKDIAQKSAENSRHAENERKKGKGVNKERVKNIEQKARDAHKELQFAEVLLKDWFDTVFIHRYRDVDPVVRRDCIEALGDWIITYPDHFFDGQHLRYMGWLLSDENSAARSEVVKTLIHLYGEQSRIGGLKTFTERFRARLVEIATADTDLHIQVLGIELIEVLRRNDLLEPDDIDAVGRLVFHDNPKVRKAVAGFFSANVDDLYTSKLEELGGSEALEEVMPEANEDNFETPRVEWLRYKSLAEMLHEYDQDVNLPSNVERSTADGTLILHAAGVDSRFTLAADVLYDSIDDLKDWQALSGYLLFDHSANRANGVANDPLSQLKHECTLTENEEIVLLEVLIAVVRRSLTDLAEKISGPKTKLSKKQKEDLQDDQDEAVRNLSEVTPKLLKKFGDVPNTAGAVLRLGGVLALPSLQGLRQDSADSATLLDALRKQFMAHGTDEVLGPATASILHALSYDELDESALEKVNSLWEDVVGNLAELLTVESVMVRGATSHEELQALSNNLLRIVRLATVSNCTQALEDDSVSGTYEAIDKTYSGAIDFIIDLILRATPPSNSADVDAEDAALEDLVASRAAEAALWYFRWNIASVMTAVEGGNAEDTDIAALEPLATRHTAYSENLVTVMQSRRATEPVCHAMTVCLLELYTNSAVLRTVNAAPNVSDTYTVLILDMTAEHEKAIMKVFVTAEKEFAKLSGKKLEVPVAEAVNDVEDDDVDVDADPVDDDPLSDDDDEDETQPQTQASQQKRDEKLIKPILAEQRLCVLTSRLVHAIAGGVINDTVTRKRVERNKTKLGPNFKEVLAYLENDSLIKKATKAKPKPRAKPQAPAVTNGTSKKTKANPKSNAIVADDEMSDDIEDEEQEEAARQERELEDDNEREPEEDEEVVNGAPTEEESVLGD from the coding sequence ATGTCGACATCAACGTCACCGGCACCGGACGCGACGAGCACGGCAAATCGCGCGTCCTCACGCGTTCGAAAACAGCCCGACCACTTCACATGCAGCCCGTTTTCTAGCAGCAAGCGCAAACGAGGTGATGCCGAGGATGCAGACGCTGATGGTGATGTCGATATGGACGACGAGGAAGACGACGAGGCAGACCAGGATCCAGAAGACGACGAGCCCGCAGAGGAAGAGATCCGCGAGAAGGCGAAGCGGGTGCGCAAGCCGAAGAGCAGCGCGCCCAAGAAGCCAGCGTTGAAGAAGCCAAAGGTCAACGGAACGACCACTCTGCCGCTTCGCACCGCAGCGAAGGCTCCAGCTAGGAAACGCGCGTCCAAGAAGGCCAAGATCGCAGACAGCGCAGACGCAGAGGCCGCGGGTGGGCTATATGCAGAGCTCTTTGGACACGGCAAGACCATCGAGGAGGTTGTGGCGGGGTGGCTCCAGGCCTTCCAAGAGCACGAGGCTCGCGCATTGGCAGACGTGATCAACTTCGTTCTGAAGTCGGCCGGCTGCAACAGCAAGCTCAGCGACCACGACATCGAGAACCCGGATAGTGCTGCTGCTAAACTCACAGACCTGCAAGACGAGTACCAAGCGACCGAGCCCTCCGACTACCCGATCATCGCCAAAGGCAAGAACGCCGCATCCTTCAAGGCCAGCATGTGCGGGCTCATGCATGCTTTGATCAAGTCGGTTGGAGCAAGAGGCGAGTTGATGACGGAGCCAGAGCTCATAGAGAACATTCACGTGTGGCTGTCGACGATGAGCTCAGCAAGCAATCGTTCGTTCAGACATACCGGTGCAGTCTGCTGTTTGAGTGTGTTGAGCGCACTCTGCGAAATCACCAAGGACATTGCGCAGAAGTCAGCCGAGAACTCGCGACACGCTGAAAACGAGCGTAAGAAGGGCAAAGGCGTGAACAAGGAGCGAGTGAAGAACATTGAGCAAAAGGCGAGGGATGCACATAAGGAGCTACAATTCGCGGAAGTTTTGCTCAAGGATTGGTTCGACACGGTCTTCATCCACCGCTACCGTGATGTGGACCCAGTCGTTCGACGAGACTGCATCGAAGCTCTTGGGGACTGGATCATTACATATCCAGACCACTTCTTCGATGGCCAACATCTGCGATACATGGGCTGGCTGTTGAGTGACGAGAATTCGGCAGCTCGTAGTGAGGTGGTAAAGACGCTCATCCACTTGTATGGCGAACAGAGCAGGATCGGTGGACTCAAGACCTTTACTGAGCGCTTCCGTGCTCGGCTGGTCGAGATTGCCACTGCAGATACTGACCTGCACATTCAAGTCCTCGGCATAGAACTGATTGAAGTGCTACGCAGGAACGATCTACTGGAGCCTGACGACATTGACGCTGTTGGACGGCTGGTCTTCCACGACAATCCGAAAGTACGGAAAGCCGTGGCCGGGTTCTTTTCTGCCAACGTGGATGACCTCTACACATCAAAACTGGAAGAGCTCGGCGGATCTGAAGCTCTAGAGGAAGTCATGCCCGAAGCCAACGAAGACAACTTCGAGACACCGAGAGTCGAATGGCTGAGGTACAAGTCCTTGGCAGAGATGCTTCATGAGTACGACCAGGATGTCAATTTGCCGAGCAATGTGGAGCGCAGCACTGCAGATGGCACTCTCATACTGCATGCAGCTGGTGTGGACTCGCGCTTTACGCTGGCTGCGGACGTTCTGTACGACAGCATTGATGATCTCAAGGACTGGCAGGCTCTGTCTGGGTACCTCTTGTTCGACCACTCTGCAAATCGTGCCAACGGGGTGGCTAATGACCCTTTGTCGCAGCTCAAGCACGAGTGCACTCTGACCGAGAACGAAGAAATTGTGCTCCTCGAAGTGCTTATTGCGGTAGTAAGGCGTTCCTTGACCGATCTGGCCGAAAAGATCTCCGGACCAAAAACCAAGCTGTCGAAGAAGCAAAAGGAAGATTTACAGGACGATCAAGACGAGGCCGTACGAAACCTGAGCGAGGTCACACCAAAGCTGCTGAAGAAGTTTGGAGACGTGCCCAATACGGCGGGCGCTGTCCTGCGTTTGGGCGGCGTGCTTGCACTGCCTTCACTACAGGGACTACGTCAAGACTCAGCTGACAGCGCGACATTACTGGACGCTCTGCGCAAGCAATTCATGGCACATGGCACCGACGAGGTACTTGGTCCAGCTACTGCCTCAATTCTGCACGCCCTTTCTTACGATGAGCTTGACGAGTCAGCTCTCGAGAAAGTCAACAGTCTGTGGGAGGATGTCGTTGGCAATCTGGCGGAACTGCTCACCGTGGAAAGTGTCATGGTCCGTGGCGCTACATCACACGAAGAATTGCAAGCGCTCAGCAACAATTTGCTGCGCATCGTCAGACTGGCAACAGTGTCGAATTGCACTCAAGCACTGGAAGATGACAGCGTGTCAGGGACTTATGAAGCCATCGACAAGACGTACAGTGGCGCGATCGACTTCATCATTGATCTAATACTGCGCGCGACTCCACCAAGCAACTCGGCCGATGTCGATGCTGAAGATGCTGCATTGGAAGACTTGGTCGCTTCCCGTGCGGCCGAAGCTGCGCTGTGGTACTTCAGATGGAATATTGCAAGCGTGATGACTGCCGTGGAGGGTGGTAACGCCGAGGATACTGACATCGCTGCTCTCGAACCGCTGGCAACACGACACACCGCGTACTCTGAGAATCTCGTCACTGTGATGCAGTCGCGGCGTGCCACAGAACCTGTTTGCCATGCAATGACAGTCTGTCTGCTCGAGCTGTACACAAACTCTGCTGTCTTACGGACTGTCAATGCGGCGCCGAACGTCAGTGATACCTATACCGTACTCATTCTCGACATGACCGCAGAGCATGAGAAGGCGATCATGAAGGTCTTTGTCACAGCGGAGAAGGAATTCGCTAAGCTCAGCGGCAAGAAGCTAGAAGTGCCAGTCGCGGAAGCTGTAAATGATGTTGAAGATGATGATGTCGATGTTGACGCCGATCCTGTCGATGACGACCCTCTATCTGACGACGATGACGAGGATGAGACGCAGCCACAGACTCAAGCATCGCAGCAGAAGCGAGACGAGAAGCTCATCAAGCCCATCCTCGCGGAGCAACGTCTATGTGTGTTGACATCTCGACTGGTCCATGCCATCGCAGGCGGTGTCATCAACGACACAGTAACACGAAAGAGAGTAGAGCGCAACAAGACCAAGCTTGGGCCCAACTTCAAGGAAGTGCTCGCCTACCTCGAGAACGATAGTCTCATCAAGAAGGCGACCAAGGCAAAGCCGAAGCCCAGGGCAAAGCCACAAGCCCCGGCTGTCACGAATGGCACATCAAAGAAGACCAAAGCGAACCCAAAGAGCAACGCCATCGTCGCTGATGATGAGATGAGCGACGACATCGAAGACGAAGAACAAGAGGAGGCAGCACGGCAAGAGCGTGAGCTGGAGGACGACAACGAGCGTGAACCAGAGGAGGATGAAGAGGTGGTCAACGGCGCGCCGACGGAAGAGGAGAGTGTCCTAGGCGACTAG
- a CDS encoding putative rhamnogalacturonate lyase C — translation MANTIMTRFLVLSDTHGADAERLKIPTLPEVDVAIHCGDLTHDSGLEEYHTAIRLLHSIRASLKLVIAGNHDWTLDPVAYQRGYQKACQKRCNQAISPDNAAATFTQDHGEPGDAKALFDTQEAKAAGIVFLDEGTHTFSLQNGAALSVYASPFTTSTDPKWGFQYNDKHEWTIRSNVDIAITHGPPAGIMDRANPLNHAGCPDLFAAVARAKPLMHCFGYVHRSWGAEKVVWRNAVLDRWRKPSYERAIEHKRTVVLATLEKEKVEQYDETSFCMAQEPIKRGKETLFVNAANEGARRGR, via the coding sequence ATGGCCAATACAATCATGACGCGATTCTTGGTGTTATCAGACACGCACGGAGCAGACGCAGAAAGGCTCAAAATCCCAACCCTGCCTGAAGTTGACGTCGCCATCCACTGCGGCGACCTGACCCACGATTCAGGCCTAGAGGAATACCACACGGCCATACGTCTATTACATTCGATCAGAGCATCGTTGAAGCTTGTCATAGCCGGTAACCACGACTGGACCCTCGACCCAGTAGCATATCAGAGAGGATATCAAAAAGCATGTCAGAAAAGATGCAACCAAGCTATCTCCCCTGACAATGCCGCAGCGACCTTCACGCAGGACCATGGCGAACCTGGCGATGCGAAAGCCCTCTTCGACACCCAAGAGGCCAAAGCAGCTGGCATCGTCTTCCTCGACGAAGGCACACATACCTTCAGCCTTCAGAATGGTGCTGCTTTGAGTGTCTATGCGAGCCCATTTACAACCTCAACGGACCCAAAATGGGGCTTCCAATACAACGACAAGCACGAATGGACTATTCGAAGTAATGTAGACATTGCCATAACCCACGGTCCTCCAGCCGGAATTATGGACCGCGCCAACCCGTTGAATCACGCGGGGTGCCCGGACCTGTTCGCTGCTGTGGCGAGGGCGAAGCCGTTGATGCATTGTTTTGGATATGTGCATCGGAGCTGGGGAGCGGAGAAGGTTGTTTGGAGGAATGCGGTTCTCGATCGATGGAGGAAGCCGTCGTATGAGAGGGCTATTGAGCATAAAAGGACAGTCGTACTGGCGACCCTGGAGAAAGAGAAGGTGGAGCAGTATGATGAAACGAGCTTCTGCATGGCACAAGAGCCGATTAAGAGGGGAAAGGAGACTTTGTTTGTCAATGCCGCGAATGAAGGCGCACGACGAGGGAGATAG
- a CDS encoding ATP synthase subunit beta, mitochondrial — MIRNGIARSLRAQPLRASPITSAFQAKTFAPAISQRFASSDAAREGKVHQVIGAVVDVKFPTDTLPPILNALETTNGGNKLVLEVAQHLGENVVRCIAMDGTEGLVRGQKATDSGDPIMIPVGPGVLGRIMNVTGDPIDERGPIKHEKKLPIHQEAPEFIDQATSAEVLVTGIKVVDLLAPYARGGKIGLFGGAGVGKTVFIQELINNIAKAHGGFSVFTGVGERTREGNDLYHEMQETGVIQLDGESKVALVFGQMNEPPGARARVALTGLTVAEYFRDEEGQDVLLFIDNIFRFTQAGAEVSALLGRIPSAVGYQPTLAIDMGGMQERITTTKKGSITSVQAVYVPADDLTDPAPATTFAHLDATTVLSRGISELGIYPAVDPLDSASRMLDARIIGEDHYRTALRVQQMLQEYKSLQDIIAILGMDELSEQDKRTVERARKIQRFLSQPFTVAQVFTGIEGKLVDLKDTIASFKRIMEGEGDDLPEGAFYMVGNFEEAQAKGKKILADLEKST, encoded by the exons ATGATCCGCAA CGGCATTGCTCGGTCGCTGCGCGCCCAGCCCTTGAGGGCCTCTCCCATCACCAGCGCATTCCAGGCAAAGACCTTTGCGCCTGCCATCTCACAGCGATTCGCCTCCAGCGACGCCGCAAGGGAAGGAAAGGTTCACCAGGTCATTGGTGCCGTCGTCGACGTGAAGT TCCCAACCGACACCCTCCCACCGATTCTCAACGCCCTCGAGACTACCAATGGCGGCAACAAGCTGGTTTTGGAGGTCGCA CAACATTTGGGTGAGAACGTCGTGCGATGCATTGCCATGGACGGTACCGAGGGTCTCGTTCGTGGACAGAAGGCTACCGACTCTGGTGACCCGATCATGATTCCAGTCGGCCCAGGTGTCCTTGGTCGCATCATGAACGTCACTGGTGACCCAATTGACGAGCGTGGCCCCATCAAGCACGAGAAGAAGCTGCCTATCCACCAGGAAGCTCCAGAGTTCATTGATCAGGCCACATCCGCCGAGGTCTTGGTCACTGGTATCAAGGTCGTCGACCTTCTCGCCCCATACGCCCGTGGTGGTAAGATTGGTCTCTTCGGAGGTGCCGGTGTCGGAAAGACTGTGTTCATTCAGGAGCTCATC AACAACATCGCCAAGGCTCACGGTGGTTTCTCCGTCTTCACTGGTGTCGGTGAGCGTACCCGTGAGGGTAACGATCTGTACCACGAAATGCAGGAGACTGGTGTCATTCAGCTCGATGGCGAGTCCAAGGTCGCCCTCGTCTTCGGTCAGATGAACGAGCCACCCGGTGCCCGTGCCCGTGTCGCCCTTACTG GGTTGACCGTAGCAGAATATTTCCG TGACGAGGAAGGCCAGGATGTGCTCCTCTTCATAGACAACATCTTC CGATTCACTCAAGCCGGTGCTGAGGTGTCTGCTCTTCTCGGTCGTATTCCATCTGCCGTCGGATACCAGCCAACCCTAGCCATCGACATGGGTGGTATGCAAGAGCGTATCACCACCACCAAGAAGGGATCCATCACCTCCGTCCAGGCCGTGTACGTGCCAGCCGACGATTTGACGGATCCTGCGCCCGCCACCACCTTCGCCCATTTGGACGCCACAACTGTGCTTTCCCGTGGTATCTCTGAGTTGGGTATCTACCCAGCTGTCGACCCTCTGGATTCCGCCTCCCGTATGTTGGACGCCCGTATCATCGGTGAGGACCACTACCGAACCGCTCTCCGAGTGCAGCAAATGCTCCAGGAGTACAAGTCGCTCCAGGATATCATTGCTATTCTCGGTATGGACGAACTTTCTGAGCAGGACAAGCGCACTGTCGAGCGTGCCCGTAAGATCCAGCGTTTCCTGAGCCAGCCTTTCACTGTCGCCCAGGTTTTCACTGGTATCGAGGGCAAGCTTGTCGACCTCAAGGACACCATTGCATCGTTCAAGCGCATCATGGAGGGTGAGGGTGACGACCTCCCAGAAGGTGCTTTCTACATGGTTGGCAACTTCGAGGAGGCACAGGCGAAGGGCAAGAAGATTCTGGCAGATCTCGAGAAGTCAACATAG
- a CDS encoding putative MRF1 mitochondrial N(5)-glutamine methyltransferase mtq1 encodes MPRIHPKDFLRARAIDKAVHSLLPVCRDLASARNELRWLQDHAVHLSQRLGHADQQGLLAGFVSRRARGEPLQYILGSEFVGDLEIKCRPGVLIPRQETAASVSHLARLLSIQRDKWEQKIKPVRVLDLCTGTGCIPLLFHHEFYQNEAHGDVPLELVGVDISPQALSLSRENLLHQIADRSRSKQRGHLSTRSLQSIAFVQADILKDENWSNEPPSMPEALRRLSGDDDDDDEENAELPTFDILISNPPYISPKCFKTTTRRSVRDYEPKTALVPQHSRTSSQSDEAIGDTFYPRLLQIANLVKAKILLLEVSNMDQARRAASVAINAREWASVEIWRDDPAHDQAVTEETGLAGTAVRVRGSGHGRSVFAYKAEANDWLKG; translated from the exons ATGCCTCGCATTCACCCAAAGGACTTTCTGCGAGCTCGCGCCATCGACAAAGCCGTTCACTCACTGCTGCCAGTCTGTCGAGACTTGGCTTCTGCACGCAATGAGCTACGCTGGTTACAGGACCATGCAGTCCACCTCTCTCAGCGCTTAGGACATGCAGACCAACAAGGTCTTCTCGCAGGCTTCGTGTCACGCCGTGCTCGTGGTGAGCCATTGCAGTACATTCTAGGCTCCGAGTTTGTTGGAGATCTTGAGATCAAGTGTCGTCCAGGAGTTTTGATTCCCAG ACAAGAGACCGCTGCATCAGTATCACATCTCGCAAGACTACTCTCAATACAACGTGATAAATGGGAGCAGAAGATCAAGCCCGTCCGTGTGCTCGATCTATGCACTGGCACTGGCTGCATACCTCTCCTCTTCCACCATGAGTTCTACCAAAACGAAGCTCACGGAGACGTACCTCTAGAGCTTGTCGGTGTAGACATTTCACCACAAGCATTGAGCCTATCTCGCGAGAACTTGCTGCATCAAATAGCAGATCGATCTCGTTCCAAACAACGCGGTCATCTGAGTACCAGATCCCTTCAGAGCATAGCCTTTGTACAAGCCGACATCCTCAAAGATGAGAACTGGTCAAACGAGCCACCATCTATGCCAGAAGCCCTCCGCCGTCTGAGCGGCGACGACGATGACGACGACGAAGAGAACGCAGAACTACCAACGTTTGACATCCTCATCTCCAATCCACCCTACATATCCCCCAAATGCTTCAAAACTACGACCCGTCGATCAGTGCGAGACTACGAACCAAAAACGGCCCTCGTACCTCAGCACTCAAGAACATCGTCACAATCCGACGAGGCCATCGGCGACACCTTCTACCCTCGCCTCCTGCAAATCGCAAACCTCGTCAAAGCCAAGATACTGCTCCTCGAAGTATCAAACATGGACCAAGCACGGCGAGCAGCTAGTGTGGCCATTAATGCTAGGGAGTGGGCCTCGGTGGAGATCTGGCGAGACGATCCAGCTCATGACCAAGCTGTGACCGAGGAAACTGGCTTGGCAGGTACTGCAGTCAGAGTGCGAGGATCAGGCCATGGCAGGTCCGTTTTCGCGTACAAGGCAGAGGCGAACGACTGGCTGAAGGGGTAG
- a CDS encoding UV excision repair protein rhp23, with amino-acid sequence MKLTFKDLKQQKFTIEADPSEKIGQVKEKISAEKGWEPSTQKLIYSGKILQDDNTIESYKIEEKGFIVCMTSKPKVAPSKPAEPSTPAKPVSTPAAPAAPQAAPSTNTSQPPATPSPAPASAAATSEPANFNDPSALALGEQRTAAIAGMEAMGFPRDQIDRAMRAAFFNPDRAVEYLLNGIPASAQQEERPAAASPRPASNQGQQPAAPAAPATETAAPSGDEPVNLFEQAAQAGRGGAGARGGAGAGAGAGAGAGGLAAALGGGQGGGQGGGQGGAANLEFLRSNPQFQQLRQVVQQQPQMLEPILQQVAAGNPQLAQIITQNPEQFMQLLAEDGDDDVALPPGAQQISVTEEEREAIERLCRLGFERDMVIQAYFACDKNEELAANFLFDQPDEPDESN; translated from the exons ATGAAGTTGACTTTCAAGGACCTCAAACAGCAGAAGTTCACAATCGAGGCCGACCCGAGCGAGAAGATCGGACAGGTGAAGGAGAAGATCAGCGCAGAGAAAGGATGGGAGCCTTCGACACAGAAGCTCATCTACTCGGGCAAGATTCTGCAAGATGACAACACTATCGAGTCGTACAAGATCGAGGAGAAGGGATTCATCGTTTGCATGACCTCCAAG CCAAAAGTCGCCCCATCAAAACCAGCAGAGCCATCGACACCTGCAAAGCCCGTATCGACCCCAGCAGCACCAGCCGCTCCACAGGCCGCGCCCTCTACAAACACTTCGCAACCGCCAGCGACCCCATCTCCTGCGCCTGCGTCGGCCGCCGCGACTTCAGAGCCCGCCAACTTCAATGACCCGTCTGCACTTGCACTCGGCGAGCAGCGCACAGCTGCCATCGCGGGCATGGAGGCCATGGGCTTCCCGCGCGATCAGATCGACCGGGCGATGCGCGCTGCCTTCTTCAACCCAGATCGTGCTGTGGAGTACCTTCTGAACGGTATCCCAGCAAGCGCACAGCAAGAGGAGCGACCAGCAGCTGCATCACCACGACCAGCTTCGAATCAGGGACAACAACCTGCTGCTCCAGCAGCGCCGGCGACAGAGACTGCAGCTCCTTCCGGTGATGAGCCGGTCAACCTCTTCGAGCAGGCCGCACAGGCAGGCAGAGGTGGCGCAGGTGCTCGCGGTGGCGCTGGCGCTGGTGCTGGTGCTGGTGCAGGTGCCGGAGGTCTTGCTGCAGCGCTCGGCGGAGGACAGGGCGGAGGTCAAGGTGGAGGACAAGGAGGTGCTGCCAACTTGGAGTTTCTAAGAAGCAACCCCCAGTTCCAGCAACTTCGTCAGGTCGTTCAGCAACAGCCACAGATGCTCGAGCCGATTCTTCAGCAAGTCGCGGCTGGTAACCCACAGCTCGCTCAGATCATCACCCAGAACCCAGAACAATTTATGCAGCTACTGGCGGAGGATGGAGACGACGATGTTGCACTTCCTCCCGGCGCCCAGCAAATAAGTGTTACTGAGGAGGAGCGGGAGGCCATCGAGAGA CTCTGTAGACTCGGATTTGAGCGAGACATGGTCATCCAGGCCTACTTCGCCTGCGATAAGAACGAAGAGCTCGCAGCCAACTTCCTCTTCGACCAGCCTGATGAACCTGACGAGTCGAACTAG